Proteins found in one Planctomycetes bacterium MalM25 genomic segment:
- a CDS encoding PEP-CTERM motif protein has translation MKTDTKSSSARKAAYTLAAGAAVGAAGSADAAIVYSGVQDIPVGQFGSQDLNLDGDAYNDILLKNYVFGGGNYQGAYVNFFPGKVVGFSAGLNYASALAEGDLIDSTTTAGGPFSASLAYGAANPNAEFNSADGAFIGLEFPINAVSHFGWVRVTIDNAAGSFVINDWAYESEPGVGITAGAVPEPGSLGLLAAGAAGVAALRKRRRG, from the coding sequence ATGAAGACCGACACTAAGAGTTCATCCGCTCGCAAGGCGGCGTACACGCTTGCCGCCGGCGCCGCGGTTGGAGCGGCCGGTTCGGCCGACGCCGCGATTGTTTACTCCGGCGTACAAGACATCCCGGTCGGCCAGTTCGGCTCGCAAGACCTCAACCTCGACGGCGACGCCTACAACGACATCCTGCTGAAGAACTACGTCTTCGGCGGCGGCAACTACCAAGGCGCGTATGTTAACTTCTTCCCCGGCAAGGTGGTCGGCTTTAGCGCGGGTCTGAACTACGCCTCGGCGCTTGCCGAAGGCGACCTGATCGATTCGACCACGACTGCGGGTGGGCCATTCTCTGCCTCGCTCGCTTACGGAGCGGCCAACCCGAACGCCGAGTTCAATAGCGCCGACGGCGCGTTCATCGGCCTCGAGTTCCCGATCAATGCCGTGAGCCACTTCGGCTGGGTCCGCGTCACGATCGACAACGCGGCCGGCTCGTTTGTCATCAACGACTGGGCGTACGAGAGTGAGCCCGGCGTGGGCATCACGGCGGGGGCTGTGCCCGAGCCCGGCTCGCTTGGGCTGCTGGCGGCGGGGGCGGCGGGCGTCGCCGCGCTGCGGAAGCGTCGCCGCGGCTGA
- a CDS encoding Matrixin: protein MPRHRLATLRLLVFFCSAAAAAAQAYFNNDRWFETATDGRLGAIGSEATITWGIATDGTTVPNVLPGVNRSSDLVASLDGWFGDAGGGSDLTQRPWFSFLESSFDRWAAVSGVTFIYEPADDGATHGLSNGVLGTRADIRLAGGRYDGTVGSNVGTLAFSIAPDNADIFLDTDDVAYYSNPSDDAFSLRHTLMHEIGHSLGLGHLISNNSAILMEPFPQTGFDGPQLDDVRGVQFLYGDAFESGGGNNTIETATPLGTLDPGTSLTLGADGDSTFFLTEADTDFLSISRSNDTDVFAFQTAVATTLEISVTPVGFSYLQQITGPAVTIDSSAVGDLSLEVRQDGVSQGVIDVNGLGNAEAIAIELAPADLYTLHIAGRGQGTQLYQLDLEVQEIPRQGDYNGDGVVDAADYTVWRDTFGSQILLDADGDGSGQIDTADYSIWNNAYGDSQSPAPTGILGIPEPGTVVLLLGHLAIASASARVSRKNAAKR from the coding sequence GTGCCTCGCCACCGCCTCGCCACGCTCCGCTTGCTCGTATTCTTCTGCTCGGCCGCGGCGGCGGCCGCGCAGGCGTACTTCAATAACGACCGTTGGTTTGAGACCGCCACCGACGGCCGGTTGGGGGCGATCGGCAGTGAGGCGACGATCACCTGGGGGATCGCCACCGACGGGACGACCGTCCCCAACGTGCTGCCCGGCGTGAACCGCAGCAGCGATCTCGTCGCCTCGCTCGACGGCTGGTTCGGCGATGCGGGGGGCGGCAGCGACCTGACGCAACGCCCCTGGTTTAGTTTTCTCGAGTCGAGCTTCGACCGATGGGCCGCCGTCTCGGGCGTGACTTTCATCTATGAACCGGCCGACGACGGCGCTACGCACGGCTTGTCGAACGGGGTGCTCGGGACCCGCGCCGACATCCGGCTAGCGGGGGGGCGCTACGACGGGACGGTCGGGTCGAACGTCGGAACGCTCGCCTTCAGCATCGCGCCGGACAATGCTGATATCTTCCTCGACACGGACGACGTCGCCTACTACAGCAACCCAAGCGACGACGCCTTCTCCCTGCGTCACACCTTGATGCACGAGATCGGGCACTCCCTCGGGCTCGGCCACCTGATCAGCAACAACTCAGCGATCTTGATGGAGCCCTTCCCGCAGACCGGCTTCGACGGTCCCCAACTCGACGACGTGCGCGGAGTGCAGTTCCTGTACGGCGACGCCTTCGAATCCGGGGGCGGTAACAACACGATCGAGACCGCTACTCCGCTGGGCACGCTCGACCCGGGGACGAGCCTGACACTCGGCGCCGATGGTGACTCGACCTTCTTCTTGACCGAGGCCGACACCGACTTCTTAAGCATCAGTCGCAGCAACGATACGGACGTCTTCGCCTTCCAGACCGCGGTCGCCACGACCCTGGAGATCAGCGTCACGCCCGTTGGTTTCAGCTACCTTCAACAGATCACCGGTCCTGCGGTCACGATCGACTCGTCCGCGGTGGGAGACCTCTCGCTCGAAGTGCGGCAGGACGGGGTCTCTCAAGGAGTGATCGACGTTAACGGCTTGGGGAACGCCGAGGCGATAGCGATCGAACTAGCCCCCGCCGATCTCTACACGCTCCACATCGCCGGTCGAGGCCAGGGGACGCAGCTCTATCAACTGGACCTGGAGGTCCAGGAGATCCCTCGGCAGGGTGACTACAACGGCGACGGCGTCGTCGATGCGGCGGATTATACGGTCTGGCGAGACACCTTTGGCAGCCAGATCTTGCTCGACGCGGACGGTGACGGCAGTGGCCAGATCGACACAGCGGACTATAGCATTTGGAACAATGCCTATGGGGACAGCCAGTCTCCGGCGCCGACCGGCATTTTGGGCATCCCAGAACCTGGCACGGTGGTACTCCTGCTTGGCCACTTAGCGATCGCTAGCGCCAGCGCAAGAGTCTCTCGAAAAAACGCGGCGAAACGTTGA